Proteins co-encoded in one Kribbella qitaiheensis genomic window:
- a CDS encoding tyrosine-type recombinase/integrase produces the protein MSAALARVPLPEQPDGRKHASRHEYKAWVDRVLDAASGSARKHRMSAYDTFVDRWPQLEDWFAEPMAVRLDLLDGAHARARRGVSVNATGYLTYLSLAQRVRLDTDFIINRKFNSLRDDQLLAELGYDMGFEHRLLQRASQIGYKRPSLHSQVRWALTKIAMRNGDPDVTGITIDDLQLLADEIKAFATRPDAAELRWTVAVKGENPTAVLQGFIQHCLNRLHVLHVVLFNDGRISAPPELGIRRRKTWKDELTPPDTPPRIKYVVERWLRLQLSTGSTAETTVGQVRDDIRRLIVWLTEAYPAVESLDQLTREHMEEFLEWLAALINPRTKAPYAIQTRRGTVSSLVVFFRETGRLGWSDVPGRPLLGPADLPRTVQSLPRFIPRDQLDTVMEIAEALECPFQRAAMLTIRWTGARRSEVRRLEVDCLDAYPDGYPRLRLPVGKGRTERTVPLHPHAAEALRPIIDMARAANYAPRLDPTCQRLVQRIFVNLGKPISAEYLFMTPLKMACEKLGLLDAEGRPLINPHRFRHTVGTQLAEGGAQLQTIMSILGHRSASMSMVYSRMTDPVVKEQYEQVLATTGRIAGPAVDLLLKDGLDEEAVHWLKTNFFKTELELGHCLRLPQEGPCECDLYLRCGKFFTTSEYAPRLRQRLATEQQLIQDATERGWPREIERHAAISRRLRELLTELGQPEDGEHAPCIRPDNGDRQ, from the coding sequence GTGAGCGCCGCGCTGGCTCGGGTGCCGCTGCCAGAGCAACCTGACGGGCGCAAGCACGCGTCTCGACACGAGTACAAGGCGTGGGTAGATCGGGTCTTGGACGCCGCCTCCGGGTCCGCGCGCAAACATCGAATGTCCGCGTACGACACCTTCGTCGACCGATGGCCGCAGCTGGAGGACTGGTTCGCCGAACCGATGGCCGTGCGTTTGGACCTCCTTGACGGCGCCCATGCGCGAGCGCGTCGAGGCGTCAGCGTGAATGCCACCGGCTATCTCACCTACCTGAGCCTCGCGCAACGCGTGCGACTGGACACCGACTTCATCATCAACCGGAAGTTCAATTCGCTGCGCGACGATCAACTCCTCGCCGAACTCGGCTACGACATGGGTTTCGAGCACCGTCTCCTGCAACGTGCCTCCCAAATCGGCTACAAGCGACCCTCGTTGCACAGCCAGGTACGTTGGGCGCTAACTAAAATCGCCATGCGCAACGGCGATCCGGATGTCACCGGCATCACCATTGACGATCTACAGCTCCTGGCCGATGAGATCAAGGCGTTCGCCACCCGCCCCGATGCCGCCGAACTGCGCTGGACCGTGGCGGTGAAGGGTGAGAATCCCACGGCCGTGCTTCAGGGGTTCATCCAGCACTGTCTGAACAGGCTGCATGTGCTGCATGTCGTGCTGTTCAACGACGGTCGGATCAGCGCACCTCCCGAGCTCGGCATCCGCCGCCGCAAAACATGGAAAGACGAACTCACGCCGCCCGATACCCCGCCGAGAATCAAGTACGTCGTAGAACGCTGGCTCCGGCTGCAGCTATCGACTGGTTCCACGGCGGAGACCACGGTCGGCCAGGTGCGCGATGACATCCGCCGCCTGATCGTGTGGCTGACTGAGGCGTATCCCGCGGTGGAATCGCTCGACCAACTCACCCGTGAGCACATGGAGGAGTTCCTGGAATGGCTCGCGGCCCTGATCAACCCGCGAACCAAGGCGCCTTACGCCATCCAGACGCGTCGAGGCACGGTGTCATCACTGGTCGTATTCTTCCGTGAGACCGGGCGCCTGGGCTGGTCCGATGTCCCGGGACGGCCACTTCTCGGCCCGGCGGACCTCCCGAGGACGGTCCAGTCGCTGCCCCGCTTCATCCCCAGGGACCAGCTCGACACGGTCATGGAGATCGCTGAGGCCCTGGAGTGTCCGTTCCAGCGCGCAGCGATGCTGACGATCCGGTGGACCGGCGCCCGGCGCAGCGAGGTCCGCCGCCTGGAGGTGGACTGCCTGGACGCCTACCCCGACGGCTACCCACGGCTTCGGCTCCCGGTCGGCAAGGGCCGCACCGAGCGCACCGTTCCCCTCCATCCCCACGCCGCTGAGGCGCTGCGGCCGATCATCGACATGGCTCGCGCTGCGAACTACGCCCCGCGCCTCGATCCCACCTGCCAGCGCTTGGTCCAGCGGATCTTCGTCAACCTGGGCAAGCCGATCTCCGCCGAGTACCTGTTCATGACCCCGCTCAAAATGGCGTGCGAGAAACTCGGGCTGCTGGACGCGGAAGGACGACCGCTGATCAACCCGCACCGGTTCAGGCACACGGTCGGCACTCAACTCGCTGAAGGCGGTGCTCAGCTCCAGACGATCATGTCCATCCTCGGCCACCGCAGTGCCAGCATGTCAATGGTGTACTCCCGCATGACTGACCCCGTCGTCAAGGAGCAATACGAACAAGTCCTCGCCACGACCGGCCGCATCGCCGGCCCGGCGGTCGACCTCCTCCTAAAGGACGGACTCGACGAGGAAGCAGTCCACTGGCTGAAGACGAACTTCTTCAAGACCGAGCTCGAGCTGGGACACTGCCTGCGACTACCGCAGGAAGGCCCGTGCGAGTGCGACCTCTATCTGCGGTGTGGGAAGTTCTTCACCACCTCCGAATACGCCCCGAGACTGCGCCAACGGCTGGCCACCGAGCAGCAACTCATCCAGGACGCCACCGAACGCGGCTGGCCGCGTGAGATCGAACGACATGCCGCAATCAGTCGGCGGCTACGCGAACTCCTGACCGAACTCGGCCAACCCGAAGACGGCGAACACGCGCCCTGCATCAGGCCAGACAACGGAGACCGTCAATGA
- a CDS encoding SIR2 family NAD-dependent protein deacylase, translated as MYEELAVTASENERDALAEFFSEEGPLDCAQLFRQTIGEANYREFLLRQFDSGRHQFVQVTPSHQALVALRLQRLFTTNYDELIEAAYQKAGERLRVSASEAQFTAHRRTVDAHLVKLHGSIDQPDTIVLTRSDYARIRLERRAMLDHLRSELADAAFLFVGFSLSDPNFNTIHDDLRVVYGMNMPASYTVQGRRNTVKERYLRSLDVNTVWLNGWNELPDFLTRINVHSEAG; from the coding sequence ATGTACGAGGAATTGGCGGTGACGGCGTCGGAGAACGAGCGTGACGCCCTCGCGGAATTCTTCTCGGAGGAAGGGCCCCTCGATTGCGCCCAGCTGTTCCGACAAACCATCGGCGAGGCGAACTACCGCGAGTTCCTGCTCCGCCAGTTCGACTCCGGCCGCCACCAGTTCGTGCAGGTCACTCCGAGCCATCAGGCCCTTGTGGCCTTGCGACTTCAACGACTGTTCACTACCAATTACGACGAGTTGATCGAGGCTGCGTACCAGAAGGCAGGTGAACGCCTTCGCGTCAGCGCCAGTGAGGCCCAGTTCACGGCTCATCGACGAACCGTCGACGCGCACCTGGTGAAGCTGCACGGCTCCATCGACCAACCCGACACGATCGTCCTGACCAGGTCCGACTATGCGCGGATCCGGCTCGAGCGCCGCGCAATGCTGGATCATCTACGAAGCGAGCTCGCTGACGCAGCCTTCCTCTTCGTCGGATTCAGCCTCAGCGATCCCAACTTCAACACCATCCATGACGATCTGCGGGTCGTGTACGGGATGAACATGCCGGCGTCCTACACGGTGCAGGGGAGGCGGAACACCGTCAAGGAGCGCTATCTCCGCTCGCTCGACGTGAACACCGTCTGGCTCAATGGCTGGAACGAGCTACCCGACTTCCTCACCCGAATCAACGTCCACTCTGAGGCAGGCTAG
- a CDS encoding ArsR/SmtB family transcription factor, which produces MNADSRGRVSGLAREQPAGEQVDLAVEVFRMLADSTRIRLLWALLDDELAVNDLAEAVGKPPAAVSQHLAKLRMARLVRTRKHGTQVFYRIENGHVRQLVEDAVYHSEHVGPGIPDHHRRDGVTTLPDHADTGTEAR; this is translated from the coding sequence ATGAATGCGGATTCGCGGGGTCGGGTGTCGGGGCTGGCGCGTGAGCAGCCTGCGGGAGAGCAGGTCGACCTGGCGGTCGAGGTGTTCCGGATGCTCGCGGACTCGACCCGGATCCGGTTGTTGTGGGCGCTGCTGGATGACGAGCTGGCGGTGAATGACCTGGCCGAAGCGGTGGGCAAGCCGCCGGCGGCGGTGTCGCAGCACCTGGCGAAACTGCGGATGGCCCGGCTAGTGCGCACCCGTAAGCACGGAACGCAGGTGTTCTACCGGATCGAGAACGGCCACGTTCGCCAGCTCGTCGAGGACGCGGTCTACCACTCCGAGCACGTCGGCCCTGGGATCCCGGATCACCACCGCCGCGACGGCGTCACCACCCTGCCCGACCACGCCGATACCGGAACCGAGGCGCGATGA
- a CDS encoding cation diffusion facilitator family transporter codes for MFTPHSHDAADSVDSALEASKDGIRAVKISLVALGVTALAQALLVVITGSVALLADTIHNLSDALTAVPLWIAFVLSRRPASRRYTYGYGRAEDLAGVFIVAMIALSAVVAGYESVRRLLDPQPLGHLWVLVGAGLVGFAGNELVAVYRIRVGRRIGSAALMADGLHARTDGFTSLAVVVGAVGVMAGFPLADPLVGLAITVAILFVLKGAATDIYRRLMDAVDPELVEVAETALRSTPGVDDIDELRLRWTGHRIRAETSVVVDAALSLVDAHAIANDAHHRLLHQVPKLDAVTVHVSPNASDGRDHHSVLAHHTVDGSRPSPSADD; via the coding sequence GTGTTCACGCCACACAGTCATGATGCGGCCGACTCGGTCGATTCAGCGCTCGAGGCGAGCAAGGACGGGATCCGTGCGGTCAAGATCAGCCTCGTCGCCTTGGGGGTCACGGCCTTGGCCCAGGCGCTGCTGGTGGTCATCACGGGGTCGGTGGCGTTGCTGGCTGACACGATCCACAATCTCTCCGACGCGCTGACGGCGGTGCCGTTGTGGATCGCGTTCGTGCTGTCGCGGCGGCCGGCGTCGCGCCGCTACACCTACGGCTATGGCCGTGCCGAAGACCTCGCCGGGGTGTTCATCGTGGCCATGATCGCGCTGTCCGCGGTGGTCGCGGGCTATGAGTCGGTCCGCAGGCTGCTCGACCCGCAGCCGTTGGGCCACTTGTGGGTACTGGTCGGCGCCGGCTTGGTCGGGTTCGCCGGCAACGAGCTCGTCGCGGTCTATCGGATCCGGGTCGGGCGCCGGATCGGGTCGGCCGCGTTGATGGCCGACGGGCTGCATGCCCGCACCGATGGGTTCACCTCGTTGGCCGTCGTGGTCGGTGCGGTGGGGGTGATGGCCGGGTTCCCGCTGGCCGACCCGCTCGTCGGGCTGGCGATCACCGTCGCGATCTTGTTCGTACTCAAGGGCGCGGCCACCGATATCTACCGGCGCCTGATGGACGCTGTCGATCCCGAGCTGGTCGAGGTCGCCGAAACCGCGCTGCGCTCCACGCCGGGCGTCGACGACATTGACGAGCTGCGGCTGCGCTGGACCGGGCACCGGATCCGCGCCGAAACCAGTGTCGTGGTCGATGCCGCACTGAGCCTGGTCGACGCGCACGCGATCGCCAACGATGCCCATCACCGTCTGCTGCATCAGGTCCCGAAGCTGGACGCAGTCACCGTTCATGTCAGCCCGAACGCGTCCGACGGCCGGGATCACCACTCTGTACTCGCACACCACACCGTCGACGGGTCGCGGCCAAGCCCTTCGGCAGACGATTGA
- a CDS encoding DUF6153 family protein translates to MARSAVVRSGLTRILTVVGVVAGVLAMHGLTSNHDAAMPGMAAAQTDSSRPAGTGDPTMTTGHASAVDSGVHLTTAASAGSTTEKPQARDTDAGHGMAGACVAVLTLSLLLLALALRSRWRLIWRTVPRDPRPAQRPVPAGRPAPWLAPSLSKLCVLRT, encoded by the coding sequence ATGGCACGGTCGGCAGTTGTGCGATCGGGACTCACGCGGATCCTGACAGTGGTCGGCGTGGTCGCCGGTGTCCTTGCTATGCACGGTCTGACCAGCAACCACGACGCAGCGATGCCCGGGATGGCAGCTGCGCAGACCGACAGCTCCAGGCCGGCAGGGACCGGCGACCCCACGATGACGACCGGCCACGCCAGCGCCGTTGATAGTGGCGTTCACCTGACCACGGCAGCCTCGGCCGGGTCCACGACCGAGAAGCCCCAGGCGCGCGATACCGACGCCGGCCACGGAATGGCAGGGGCCTGCGTAGCTGTCCTGACTCTTTCGCTGCTGCTCCTGGCTCTGGCCCTCAGGTCGCGGTGGCGGCTTATCTGGCGGACAGTTCCTCGAGATCCGCGACCGGCACAGCGGCCTGTACCGGCTGGCCGGCCGGCACCGTGGCTCGCGCCTTCGCTGTCCAAACTCTGCGTACTGCGGACCTAG
- a CDS encoding DUF305 domain-containing protein, whose product MTRTTRTTAAAATVIVAGALALTGCSSTTDHGSMPGMSQATSPAASTTSGNTAAPVGEHNDADVKFATDMIPHHQQAVQMAQLAATKATTPAVKELAAGIKAAQDPEIKQMSAWLTGWGAPVPSSMAGHDMQGAMPGMMSMDEMANLDKATGPAFERTWLQMMIKHHQGAVTMAKTEQTTGKATAAIALAKKIETGQTAEIDTMQKLLVHYTGR is encoded by the coding sequence ATGACGCGCACCACCCGTACTACGGCTGCCGCGGCGACGGTGATCGTCGCCGGCGCGCTGGCTTTGACCGGCTGCAGCAGCACCACCGATCACGGCTCGATGCCGGGCATGTCCCAAGCGACCTCACCCGCGGCCAGTACGACTTCGGGCAACACAGCGGCGCCGGTGGGCGAACACAACGATGCAGACGTCAAGTTCGCCACCGACATGATCCCTCACCACCAGCAAGCCGTTCAGATGGCCCAGCTGGCGGCGACCAAGGCCACTACCCCGGCAGTGAAGGAGCTGGCGGCCGGTATCAAGGCCGCTCAGGATCCCGAGATCAAGCAGATGTCGGCATGGCTCACCGGTTGGGGTGCGCCGGTCCCGAGCTCGATGGCCGGCCACGACATGCAGGGCGCGATGCCGGGAATGATGAGCATGGACGAGATGGCGAACCTGGACAAGGCCACCGGTCCGGCATTCGAGCGGACGTGGCTGCAGATGATGATCAAGCACCACCAGGGCGCGGTCACGATGGCCAAGACCGAACAAACCACCGGCAAGGCCACCGCGGCGATCGCGCTGGCGAAGAAGATCGAGACCGGCCAGACCGCCGAGATCGACACCATGCAGAAACTCCTGGTCCACTACACAGGTCGTTGA
- a CDS encoding YkvA family protein → MALWCARPDELRVRDALRLLPDLIRLLRRLAGDPSLPRGVRIRLWLLLVYLGVPFDLVPDFIPVVGYADDAVIVALALRSVTRRAGPGALERHWPGTPDGLAAIRRLAGLSPDRPTEGDPQVADPLP, encoded by the coding sequence ATGGCTTTGTGGTGCGCACGCCCCGACGAGCTGCGAGTCCGTGATGCGCTTCGGCTGCTGCCTGACCTGATCCGGTTGCTGAGGCGTCTGGCCGGTGACCCGTCCCTGCCCCGCGGCGTCCGGATCCGGCTGTGGTTGCTGCTGGTCTATCTTGGGGTGCCTTTCGATCTGGTGCCCGATTTCATCCCCGTCGTCGGGTACGCCGACGACGCCGTGATCGTGGCCCTCGCTCTGCGCTCTGTTACCCGTCGCGCCGGCCCGGGAGCACTCGAACGGCACTGGCCAGGCACCCCAGACGGGTTAGCTGCCATTCGCCGCCTGGCCGGCCTATCCCCTGATCGACCGACGGAAGGGGATCCGCAGGTTGCCGATCCCCTTCCGTAG
- a CDS encoding arsenate reductase ArsC — MSKPAVLFVCIHNAGRSQMAAGWLRHLAGDTVEIRSAGSEPANQINPIAIEAMREVGVEITGNTPQLLESEAVRDSDVVITMGCGDACPIFPGKRYEDWELIDPAGQPIEVVREVRDDIRGRVEKLVADLQPG; from the coding sequence GTGAGCAAACCCGCCGTACTCTTCGTCTGCATCCACAACGCCGGCCGCTCCCAAATGGCCGCCGGCTGGCTGCGCCACCTCGCCGGAGACACCGTCGAAATCCGCTCCGCGGGATCCGAGCCCGCCAACCAGATCAACCCCATCGCCATTGAAGCCATGCGCGAGGTCGGCGTCGAAATCACCGGCAACACACCCCAACTCCTTGAAAGCGAAGCCGTCCGTGACAGCGATGTCGTGATCACCATGGGCTGCGGCGACGCCTGCCCGATCTTCCCCGGCAAACGCTACGAAGACTGGGAACTCATCGACCCCGCCGGTCAACCGATCGAGGTCGTCCGCGAAGTTCGCGACGACATCCGCGGCCGAGTCGAGAAACTCGTCGCCGACCTGCAGCCCGGATAG
- a CDS encoding aquaporin produces the protein MYGQAAISWSTHDRSAGHLYIGETVATAGLILLIFALASSGRAHLAPLAVGAYIGSAYWFTSSTSFANPAVTIARAFSDTFAGIAPSSVPLFIVFQAFGAILGAALVAVLYPNAGASADDVVTPHTDTTAGASS, from the coding sequence ATGTACGGTCAAGCCGCGATCTCCTGGTCAACCCACGACCGATCGGCGGGCCACCTCTATATCGGGGAGACCGTCGCGACCGCGGGTCTGATCCTGCTGATCTTCGCGCTCGCCTCGTCCGGCCGAGCCCACCTCGCACCGCTCGCAGTCGGCGCCTACATCGGCTCGGCGTACTGGTTCACTTCGTCGACGTCGTTCGCCAACCCAGCCGTCACCATCGCACGCGCCTTCAGCGACACCTTCGCCGGCATCGCACCCAGCTCCGTGCCCCTCTTCATCGTCTTCCAGGCCTTCGGCGCCATCCTCGGCGCCGCCCTGGTCGCCGTCCTCTACCCGAACGCGGGCGCCTCCGCCGACGACGTCGTCACCCCACACACCGACACCACTGCAGGAGCGTCCTCGTGA
- a CDS encoding arsenate reductase ArsC, protein MTELTWHRHADLSIDQQLALTTAAARLTAEFSDIYGAETIERFLRSSYDQFATGSTIPNFLPLLAERFARQRLNALARVEGHHDDGKPVALFLCVHNAGRSQMALGFFQQLAGDNAVAWSGGSEPGIEINPSAIAAMAERGIDISTEFPKPWTDEIVRAADVVVTMGCGDACPIFPGTRYENWDLDDPNGLEVTGVRPIRDEIERRVRVLLYELAVPVSRA, encoded by the coding sequence ATGACCGAACTCACCTGGCACCGACACGCAGACCTGTCCATCGACCAGCAACTCGCACTGACCACCGCGGCAGCGCGGCTCACGGCCGAGTTCTCCGACATCTACGGCGCCGAGACGATCGAACGGTTCCTGCGCTCCAGCTACGACCAGTTCGCCACCGGCAGCACGATCCCGAACTTCCTGCCCCTGCTGGCCGAACGCTTCGCCCGGCAACGCCTCAACGCACTCGCCCGGGTCGAAGGTCACCACGACGACGGCAAACCCGTCGCGCTGTTTCTGTGCGTGCACAACGCCGGCCGCTCGCAGATGGCGCTCGGGTTCTTCCAGCAACTGGCCGGCGACAACGCCGTTGCCTGGTCTGGCGGCTCCGAACCCGGAATCGAGATCAATCCGTCCGCGATCGCTGCGATGGCCGAACGCGGCATCGACATCTCGACCGAGTTCCCCAAGCCGTGGACCGACGAGATTGTCCGCGCCGCCGACGTGGTCGTCACCATGGGCTGCGGCGATGCCTGCCCGATCTTCCCCGGCACCCGCTACGAGAATTGGGACCTCGACGACCCCAACGGCCTCGAGGTGACCGGCGTACGCCCGATCCGCGACGAGATCGAACGCCGGGTCCGCGTACTCCTGTACGAACTAGCCGTACCCGTGAGCCGCGCATGA
- a CDS encoding helix-turn-helix domain-containing protein gives MNIERFILAERARIHAALGDPARLAIVDTLVSGDAAPGELGTALDLPTNLVAHHLKVLEEAGLIVRTRSESDRRRTYVRLEPAALAAIATPALLAAKRVVFVCTQNSARSQLAAAIWSRRSHVPVVSAGTQPAERVHPRALKVARRHDLDPTDWHTAHLSEVVRRDDLLIAVCDNAHEHLPPEQRARLHWSVPDPAQVDTDAAFEAAYTELADRIDRLAPALSPASLPGAADTTGSTR, from the coding sequence ATGAACATTGAGCGATTCATCTTGGCGGAGCGAGCCCGCATCCACGCGGCGCTCGGCGATCCCGCGCGGCTGGCGATCGTGGATACCCTGGTGAGCGGTGATGCCGCTCCGGGCGAACTCGGTACGGCGCTGGACCTGCCGACCAACCTGGTCGCCCATCACCTGAAGGTGCTGGAAGAGGCCGGCCTGATCGTGCGCACCCGATCCGAGAGTGACCGTCGGCGGACCTATGTCCGGCTCGAACCCGCGGCGCTGGCCGCGATCGCCACGCCGGCATTGCTCGCAGCCAAGCGGGTCGTGTTCGTCTGCACCCAGAACTCCGCCCGGTCGCAGCTCGCTGCGGCGATCTGGTCGCGCCGCAGTCACGTGCCCGTGGTCTCGGCGGGTACTCAACCGGCCGAGCGCGTCCATCCCCGTGCGCTGAAGGTTGCACGCCGCCACGATCTCGACCCCACCGATTGGCACACGGCGCACCTGAGTGAGGTCGTACGACGTGACGACCTGCTGATCGCGGTCTGCGACAACGCCCACGAACATCTGCCGCCGGAGCAGCGAGCCCGATTGCACTGGTCGGTGCCCGACCCCGCGCAGGTCGATACTGACGCGGCCTTCGAGGCCGCCTACACCGAACTCGCCGACCGGATCGACCGGCTGGCGCCCGCCCTGTCGCCCGCATCGTTGCCTGGCGCGGCAGATACCACCGGGAGTACCCGATGA
- a CDS encoding ArsR/SmtB family transcription factor — MLKALADPSGSGCSIITSVGDEVCVCDLTPQFDVSGPTISHHLKVLLEAGLVDCERHGTWVYCWPVPERLRWISTFSRSRRPRPPPDPSRPDAP; from the coding sequence GTGCTGAAGGCGCTCGCCGACCCGTCGGGCTCCGGCTGTTCGATCATCACCTCTGTCGGCGACGAGGTCTGCGTGTGCGACCTGACGCCGCAGTTCGATGTCAGCGGCCCGACGATCTCCCATCACCTCAAGGTGCTGCTGGAGGCCGGCCTGGTCGACTGCGAACGGCACGGCACCTGGGTCTACTGCTGGCCCGTGCCCGAGCGACTGCGGTGGATCTCGACTTTCTCACGGTCCCGGAGACCTCGGCCGCCACCTGATCCCAGCCGCCCGGACGCGCCTTGA
- a CDS encoding heavy metal translocating P-type ATPase, which yields MTADTEPATVRGATSLSARTAPSGGWWRSAWTLAEVRWATAATVLFLAGLIVNLAGGPAWVYWPLFLACYIAGGWEPGWAGLQELRNKRLDVDLLMVAAAIGAASIGQILDGGLLIVIFATSGALESVATKRTEDSIRGLLDLAADTATRIATAEADGSREDTVRVADLAVGDVVWVRPGERIGADGTVLDGSSEVDQATITGEPLPVDKAIGSEVFAGTLNGSSALRIRVDRPAAESVVARIAGLIEDAARTKAKTQLFIEKIEQRYSIGMVTATVALFVVPLVFGQPFTSTLLRAMTFMIVASPCAVVLATMPPLLAAIANAGRHGVLVKSAVVMEQLGATTQIAIDKTGTLTRGIPHLAEIRLLENTQFTYDEVLTIAASAEHPSEHPLAAAVVSAARAAELTLTPVDTFTATAGLGVTATIDGRQVQIGAPAALLTEDNGHDQAAQTAVTELQQAGATAVVVLIDSEPTAILGIVDQLRPEAPVTVQRLTQLTGTPPVLLTGDNATTAAQVAAAVGITSIHAELLPDGKVAAVRDLQAAGERVTAVGDGINDAPALAAAQAGIAMGGAGSDLTLQTADAIVVRDDLTTIPTVIALSRQVRRVVAANLVIAASFITVLVIWDLVGHLPLPLGVAGHEGSTVLVGLNGLRLLRNAAWNQARAAGES from the coding sequence GTGACCGCAGACACTGAACCTGCAACTGTCCGCGGCGCGACCTCTCTTTCAGCTCGTACGGCGCCTAGCGGCGGCTGGTGGCGGAGCGCCTGGACCTTGGCCGAGGTGCGCTGGGCGACGGCCGCAACGGTCCTGTTCCTGGCCGGGCTGATCGTGAACCTGGCCGGCGGACCGGCATGGGTCTACTGGCCGCTGTTCTTGGCCTGCTACATCGCGGGCGGATGGGAACCGGGGTGGGCCGGCCTGCAGGAGCTGCGGAACAAGCGGCTGGACGTCGACCTGCTGATGGTCGCGGCCGCCATCGGCGCAGCCTCGATCGGTCAGATCCTGGATGGTGGTCTGCTGATCGTCATCTTCGCCACTTCTGGCGCGCTGGAATCAGTCGCGACGAAACGCACCGAGGACTCCATCCGCGGCCTGCTGGATCTCGCAGCCGACACCGCGACCCGGATCGCGACCGCGGAGGCCGACGGGTCGCGGGAGGACACGGTTCGGGTTGCCGATCTAGCCGTCGGAGACGTCGTCTGGGTACGGCCAGGCGAGCGGATCGGTGCCGACGGGACCGTACTCGACGGATCCAGCGAGGTCGATCAGGCCACCATCACCGGCGAACCACTTCCGGTCGACAAGGCCATCGGGAGCGAGGTGTTCGCCGGAACACTGAATGGATCCAGCGCGCTGCGAATCCGGGTCGACCGCCCGGCCGCCGAGTCGGTGGTCGCCCGGATCGCCGGGCTGATCGAGGATGCCGCCCGGACCAAGGCCAAGACGCAGTTGTTCATCGAGAAGATCGAGCAGCGGTATTCGATCGGCATGGTCACCGCGACCGTCGCGCTGTTCGTGGTCCCCCTGGTGTTCGGGCAGCCGTTCACGTCGACGCTGCTGCGGGCGATGACGTTCATGATCGTCGCCTCGCCCTGCGCGGTCGTGCTCGCGACGATGCCGCCGCTCCTGGCGGCGATCGCCAACGCCGGCCGGCATGGCGTCCTGGTGAAGTCAGCGGTGGTGATGGAACAACTCGGCGCCACCACGCAGATCGCGATCGACAAGACCGGCACCCTCACCCGCGGCATCCCACACCTGGCCGAAATTCGGCTTCTCGAGAACACCCAGTTCACCTACGACGAGGTCCTCACGATCGCCGCGTCCGCCGAGCACCCCAGCGAACACCCGCTCGCAGCCGCAGTCGTGTCAGCCGCTCGCGCCGCCGAGCTCACCCTCACGCCCGTCGACACCTTCACCGCCACTGCAGGCCTCGGCGTCACGGCCACGATCGACGGCCGGCAAGTGCAGATCGGCGCCCCAGCTGCACTCCTCACCGAAGACAACGGCCACGACCAGGCCGCCCAGACAGCAGTCACCGAGCTGCAGCAGGCCGGAGCGACCGCGGTCGTTGTCCTGATCGACAGCGAACCGACCGCAATCCTCGGCATCGTCGACCAACTCCGCCCCGAAGCGCCAGTAACAGTCCAGCGGCTGACCCAGCTGACCGGCACGCCGCCAGTGCTGCTCACCGGAGACAACGCCACCACCGCCGCACAAGTCGCCGCAGCGGTCGGCATCACCAGCATCCATGCAGAACTGCTGCCCGACGGCAAGGTCGCCGCGGTCCGCGACCTCCAAGCCGCCGGCGAACGCGTCACGGCAGTCGGCGATGGCATCAACGACGCCCCAGCCCTGGCCGCCGCGCAGGCCGGCATCGCCATGGGCGGCGCCGGATCCGACCTGACCCTCCAAACCGCCGACGCCATCGTCGTCCGTGACGACCTGACCACCATCCCCACCGTGATCGCCCTGTCCCGGCAAGTGCGTCGGGTCGTGGCCGCGAACCTTGTCATCGCGGCAAGCTTCATCACCGTCCTGGTCATCTGGGACCTCGTCGGCCACCTGCCCCTGCCCCTCGGCGTCGCCGGTCACGAAGGTTCCACCGTCCTCGTCGGCCTCAACGGGCTACGGCTGCTCCGCAACGCCGCCTGGAACCAAGCCCGTGCCGCCGGCGAGTCATGA